In a genomic window of Quercus lobata isolate SW786 chromosome 4, ValleyOak3.0 Primary Assembly, whole genome shotgun sequence:
- the LOC115987972 gene encoding uncharacterized protein LOC115987972: MVGGTSIGKTICSICYEDLKPLVEDLQAISICGHVFHELCLQQWFEYCSSAKKCSCPVCKQSCSASNVNRLYFQSVGDSNDLILSQNVEDEDPRELRGQVQRLEVKVKGLSSLLECQGKELKDVNDQLCSCKELAKQEAALKNEALKQRTSMQQMLHMKSEELEKSTLERLRLQEKNMSLAKELAAFKLVSDLDLDEGEVLKLASFGNGANNKDTIDILRKSLVMRNRSYKELMAKCNLLGRGEARFGKKLEKAKEKINRLKTRLQELETALEVKDNEVLRLLKASKKSSSKRVIQNAVNCNSSSNPLPANNFPSEDQEKQLSGSKLTSDQTGSLTSNPLCSRKLEKFSFTNHMKSNKKGTSTMVLDKGRDDYFLIDEDSSKFSTVPCGLSNPDSRCQIGEDVTEQTTTPLRSEEASDLNKETKVHRLDNLVGHLGSKTGINNDVGKTHATLDKDVILVPDDVTEVEPMLNIRKESPSPLPLSEPGDICFSGGFLGPDGTNRYLGKWCKRGLSKESNTGNLIAVGADGRGGRIKVLRSSSQSSLDGKETSVGAKRFKSGAKTSYSQSSQGCLQIEHFFGRVVNN, from the exons ATGGTCGGTGGCACGAGCATTGGCAAAACCATTTGCTCCATCTGCTACGAAGATCTCAAACCTCTCGTTGAAGATCTCCAAGCCATTTCCATCTGCGGCCATGTCTTCCACGAGCTATg TTTACAACAGTGGTTCGAGTATTGTTCGAGCGCGAAGAAATGCAGTTGCCCCGTGTGCAAGCAAAGCTGTTCCGCGAGCAATGTCAATCGTCTCTACTTTCAGTCGGTTGGGGATTCCAACGATCTGATCCTCTCTCAGAATGTGGAAGACGAAGATCCCCGAGAATTGCGTGGTCAAGTTCAGAGATTGGAGGTTAAGGTCAAGGGGCTGAGCTCGCTTTTAGAGTGCCAGGGAAAGGAGCTCAAAGATGTCAATGACCAG ctgTGTTCTTGCAAGGAGCTGGCAAAACAGGAAGCAGCATTAAAGAATGAAGCCTTGAAACAAAGAACATCCATGCAACAGATGCTTCATATGAAATCTGAG GAGCTTGAAAAATCAACTTTGGAACGCTTAAGGTTGCAAGAAAAGAATATGTCCTTGGCCAAAGAGCTTGCAGCATTCAAGTT GGTATCTGATCTGGATCTCGATGAGGGGGAGGTTCTAAAGCTTGCCTCCTTTGGTAATGGCGCCAACAATAAAGATACCATAGACATTCTACGGAAATCCTTGGTCATGCGTAATAG GAGTTACAAAGAATTGATGGCCAAGTGCAACCTCCTTGGAAGAGGAGAGGCTCGTTTTGGTAAGAAACTTGAGAAGgctaaagagaaaataaatagattAAAG ACAAGGCTACAAGAATTGGAGACTGCTCTTGAAGTAAAAGATAATGAAGTTCTAAGGTTGCTAAAAGCTTCAAAGAAAAGTAGTTCCAAAAGGGTTATTCAGAATGCTGTGAATTGTAATTCTAGTTCCAATCCTTTGCCTGCCAATAATTTTCCGTCCGAAGATCAAGAGAAGCAACTTTCTGGATCCAAGCTTACTTCAGATCAGACAGGAAGCCTGACTAGTAATCCATTGTGTTCTAGGAAACTGGAAAAGTTCAGTTTCACTAACCATATGAAATCTAATAAAAAAGGTACAAGCACCATGGTTCTTGACAAAGGGAGAGATGATTACTTCTTGATAGATGAGgattcttcaaaattttctacaGTTCCTTGTGGACTATCAAATCCTGATTCTAGATGTCAAATTGGTGAAGATGTAACTGAGCAGACCACTACTCCATTAAGGTCAGAGGAAGCTTCTGACTTGAACAAAGAAACTAAAGTTCATAGACTAGATAACTTGGTAGGGCATTTGGGTTCAAAAACGGGTATCAATAATGATGTGGGAAAGACTCATGCTACTCTGGATAAGGATGTGATATTGGTTCCTGATGATGTAACAGAGGTTGAACCCATGCTTAACATTCGGAAGGAGTCTCCATCCCCACTACCACTTTCTGAACCAG GGGACATATGTTTTTCTGGTGGATTTCTTGGCCCTGATGGAACAAATAGGTATTTGGGTAAATGGTGCAAGAGAGGCCTGAGCAAGGAATCAAACACAGGTAATTTGATTGCTGTTGGagctgatggtagaggtggtaGAATCAAAGTTCTGAGATCCTCGAGCCAATCTTCACTG GATGGTAAGGAGACTTCAGTAGGGGCAAAGAGGTTCAAATCTGGAGCCAAAACAAGTTATTCTCAGTCGTCACAAGGGTGCTTGCAAATAGAACACTTCTTCGGAAGGGTGGTCAATAATTAA